From Paenibacillus sp. V4I7, one genomic window encodes:
- a CDS encoding branched-chain amino acid ABC transporter substrate-binding protein codes for MILKKVALMISVSALAMGLLAGCGTSTSTSTNSTTETTKPSSAVTKSVIKIATQSPLSGGSAVQGEAIKLGAQMSLDDHKVEFDKLGFELQLVPYDDQADPKKGVANAEIISADQSILGIVGHMNSGVAIPSSVVYEKNNIVMVSPSNTATEVTDRNLKVVNRIVARDDFQGPAAADYAFKTVKAKNIFVIQDKTAYGQGLAEAFKDAATKQGATIVGYEGITIGEKDFNGVLNIALSKKPDFVFFGGLYAEGGLLIKQARDKGITAPFMGADGWDTQGLVDVAGDKVKDALYASISTDITKTPDGMKWADQYKSKFGKAPDGYSAYAYDCMTIILNGIKTASSADGGKVPVREKVRDAVRATKDFQGVATKVSFDGKGDNTYAKVFIYKFEGPKYPGTMISEVGK; via the coding sequence ATGATTTTGAAGAAAGTGGCTCTTATGATCTCAGTATCAGCACTTGCCATGGGTTTGTTGGCAGGGTGCGGAACAAGCACAAGTACAAGCACAAATTCAACTACAGAAACGACTAAACCTAGCAGCGCAGTCACTAAGAGCGTTATCAAGATTGCGACCCAGTCCCCTTTGTCAGGAGGCAGCGCCGTTCAAGGTGAAGCTATTAAGCTAGGTGCTCAGATGTCTTTGGATGACCATAAAGTGGAATTTGACAAGCTGGGTTTTGAACTGCAGCTGGTCCCTTATGACGACCAAGCAGATCCAAAGAAAGGCGTTGCCAATGCCGAGATCATCAGTGCTGATCAATCGATTCTCGGAATCGTCGGACATATGAACTCAGGCGTAGCTATACCTTCCTCAGTCGTATACGAGAAGAACAATATTGTCATGGTTTCGCCGTCCAATACGGCAACGGAGGTAACCGACCGTAATCTGAAGGTCGTGAACCGAATTGTTGCAAGGGATGATTTCCAAGGTCCTGCGGCTGCTGATTATGCGTTTAAAACAGTGAAAGCCAAAAATATTTTCGTCATTCAAGACAAAACAGCCTACGGTCAAGGCTTGGCAGAAGCGTTTAAAGACGCGGCCACGAAGCAAGGGGCAACCATTGTCGGTTATGAGGGGATTACAATAGGTGAGAAGGATTTCAACGGGGTGCTTAACATTGCGCTTAGCAAGAAACCGGATTTTGTCTTCTTCGGAGGATTATATGCCGAAGGCGGACTGCTTATCAAACAAGCACGCGACAAAGGAATTACGGCTCCTTTCATGGGTGCAGACGGGTGGGACACGCAAGGTCTGGTTGATGTAGCCGGTGATAAAGTAAAAGACGCCTTGTACGCTTCCATCTCAACTGATATTACAAAAACGCCGGATGGCATGAAGTGGGCCGATCAGTATAAATCTAAATTTGGCAAAGCTCCTGACGGTTACTCGGCTTACGCATATGACTGTATGACCATTATTCTAAATGGCATTAAAACTGCGAGCAGCGCAGACGGTGGAAAAGTACCTGTCCGCGAAAAAGTTCGTGATGCGGTGCGCGCCACCAAAGACTTCCAAGGTGTTGCCACGAAGGTTTCCTTTGATGGCAAAGGCGACAATACATACGCAAAAGTATTTATCTACAAATTTGAAGGTCCGAAATATCCGGGTACCATGATTTCTGAAGTAGGGAAGTAA
- a CDS encoding Gfo/Idh/MocA family protein, whose amino-acid sequence MTTKQKIGVGIIGASPSNPYSWAVNSHIPSIQALSDDYELRAVSTSRQTTAKEAEKKFGVPGFDNHFDLINHPGVDLVVVTVKVPYHHEIISAALDAGKMVFSEWPLANGLEEAEELAKRSEASGIRTIVGLQARYSPVIRYARDLISEGYIGDVLGTTLVGSGMGWTVVTDRLNSYMYDKGNGVTLLTVPIMHTLDGLQYLLGDFSTVSAEMVSNQTETLVADTNTIIPFTSPNHVSIMGTLTNGMAVSVFYRGGQSRGENMRWEINGTKGDLVITASSGHTQLAALKLQGGRNQDSRVEDLTIPESYFSNHLPGGMSGNTARIYEQFAKDLREGTYSTPDFAHALRQHKLLSVIETASLTGMRQYLS is encoded by the coding sequence ATGACGACGAAACAAAAAATTGGTGTTGGTATTATTGGGGCAAGTCCTTCAAATCCGTATAGTTGGGCGGTTAACTCACACATACCTTCGATTCAAGCATTATCGGATGATTACGAATTGAGAGCTGTTAGCACAAGCCGTCAAACGACTGCGAAAGAAGCCGAGAAAAAGTTTGGTGTTCCGGGATTCGATAATCATTTCGATTTAATCAACCACCCTGGTGTTGATTTGGTTGTCGTCACGGTCAAGGTTCCCTATCATCATGAAATCATTTCCGCCGCGCTTGATGCCGGGAAAATGGTTTTCTCTGAGTGGCCACTGGCCAATGGCTTAGAGGAAGCAGAAGAATTAGCTAAACGCTCAGAAGCATCAGGGATTCGAACAATTGTGGGCTTACAAGCACGTTATAGTCCTGTCATTCGCTATGCAAGAGACCTCATTTCAGAAGGTTACATTGGAGATGTTCTTGGTACCACACTTGTTGGATCAGGCATGGGGTGGACCGTTGTTACCGACAGATTGAATTCGTATATGTATGATAAGGGCAACGGCGTGACACTTCTCACAGTTCCGATTATGCATACTTTAGACGGCTTACAGTACTTATTAGGTGATTTCTCTACCGTATCTGCAGAAATGGTCTCCAATCAAACAGAAACCTTAGTAGCAGACACGAACACTATAATTCCATTCACCTCACCTAACCATGTATCGATTATGGGAACGCTAACAAATGGCATGGCGGTGTCTGTGTTTTATCGCGGCGGACAATCTCGTGGTGAAAATATGCGTTGGGAGATCAATGGTACAAAAGGCGATCTGGTCATAACTGCTTCAAGTGGTCATACCCAGTTAGCTGCATTAAAGTTGCAAGGTGGACGAAATCAAGATAGCCGTGTAGAAGATTTAACTATCCCTGAATCTTACTTTAGCAATCATCTGCCGGGTGGTATGTCAGGTAATACAGCGCGAATTTATGAACAGTTCGCCAAGGATTTACGTGAAGGCACATACAGCACCCCTGATTTTGCACATGCTCTACGTCAACATAAACTTCTCAGCGTTATTGAAACAGCATCACTTACTGGGATGAGACAGTATTTAAGCTAA
- a CDS encoding branched-chain amino acid ABC transporter permease, whose product MDKIKQALAQNSKMQALILVLLVSVTALSVYMTAKSVIAFLLLLASLLLLYYTSFSNKVKWIIGGVMLILVIPFASSGGPAYESYMEVATQSGIYIAMALGLNIVVGFAGLLDLGFVAFFAIGAYTYGIFSTAQANHFIPGDLFPISGSAFWLFIFVGGFMAALFGVILGLPVLRVKGDYLAIVTLGFGEMIRIIFNNLEKPVNITNGAKGISSIKPPNLFGFEFTHPHQFYFIVIAILAFVIFGVKRFEHSRMGRSWKAVRENEIAAQSMGVPLIRTKLTAFAVGASFSGMMGVVFAAKQTFIDPSSFTLLESITILVMVVLGGMGSVPGVILGAALITILNLQVLTEFTNWLNQLTLQGVVHIPFALSPSKMQRFIFGAILILFAVFRPNGLISVKNRRVNEKLIQERISSASVQKVNPQSGGIAQ is encoded by the coding sequence ATGGATAAAATAAAGCAGGCATTAGCGCAAAACTCGAAAATGCAAGCACTGATACTTGTCCTTCTCGTCTCGGTTACAGCACTAAGTGTATATATGACGGCTAAATCGGTCATTGCCTTTTTATTATTGCTGGCATCCTTGCTTTTGCTTTACTACACTTCATTTTCAAATAAAGTCAAATGGATTATCGGCGGAGTCATGCTAATTCTAGTTATTCCGTTTGCTTCATCGGGAGGTCCCGCCTATGAATCTTATATGGAAGTTGCAACGCAGAGCGGGATTTATATCGCGATGGCGCTCGGGCTGAATATCGTGGTCGGTTTTGCAGGGCTTCTGGATTTGGGTTTTGTCGCTTTTTTCGCGATTGGAGCTTATACGTATGGCATCTTCTCTACCGCTCAGGCGAATCACTTTATCCCAGGTGATTTGTTTCCTATTTCGGGCTCTGCGTTTTGGCTGTTTATTTTTGTAGGCGGCTTTATGGCTGCACTGTTCGGGGTCATTCTCGGCCTGCCTGTCCTTAGGGTGAAAGGAGATTATCTCGCTATCGTGACATTGGGCTTCGGGGAAATGATCCGCATCATCTTCAACAACCTGGAGAAGCCAGTTAACATTACGAACGGCGCTAAGGGCATATCGTCGATCAAGCCTCCAAATCTGTTCGGATTTGAATTTACGCATCCTCATCAATTTTATTTCATTGTGATAGCGATCTTGGCTTTTGTGATTTTCGGAGTAAAGAGATTTGAACATTCTCGAATGGGTCGTTCCTGGAAGGCAGTTCGGGAGAATGAAATTGCCGCACAATCCATGGGGGTTCCGTTAATTCGCACGAAGTTGACAGCGTTCGCTGTGGGAGCTTCCTTCTCCGGGATGATGGGAGTCGTCTTTGCAGCCAAACAAACGTTTATTGATCCTTCCAGCTTTACATTACTTGAGTCCATTACGATTTTGGTCATGGTTGTATTAGGAGGAATGGGGAGTGTTCCTGGCGTTATACTTGGAGCTGCACTTATTACGATTCTCAACCTGCAGGTGCTTACGGAATTTACTAATTGGTTAAATCAATTAACACTGCAAGGCGTAGTCCACATTCCATTTGCCTTATCTCCATCCAAGATGCAGAGGTTTATTTTTGGAGCCATTCTGATCCTCTTTGCCGTCTTTAGGCCAAACGGATTGATTTCGGTGAAAAATCGCAGAGTGAACGAAAAGCTGATTCAGGAACGAATTTCATCAGCTTCCGTACAGAAAGTAAATCCTCAAAGCGGAGGGATCGCCCAATGA
- a CDS encoding ABC transporter ATP-binding protein — MTVLRVNNLVKRFGGLVAVNGVQLEFQKGEISAVIGPNGAGKTTFFNIITGIYAPDEGEIELEGKSIVKVKPDRITEKGIARTFQNIRLFGNMTVLENVMVGMHIHLKGGILSTLLGLTKIRLEEQNAMDEAYRLLQYVGLEPHLNENANSLSYGAQRRLEIARALAVKPKVLLLDEPAAGMNPRETKELTELIRSIQQELDVSIILIEHDMKLVMEISDRILVLDHGEKIAEGSPYEIRSNPRVIEAYLGKSALGQEVKS; from the coding sequence ATGACCGTTTTGCGTGTTAATAATTTGGTCAAACGATTTGGCGGATTGGTTGCCGTTAACGGAGTTCAACTTGAGTTTCAAAAAGGTGAAATTTCCGCTGTTATCGGTCCGAATGGTGCCGGGAAAACGACTTTTTTCAATATAATCACCGGTATTTATGCGCCTGATGAAGGTGAAATCGAATTGGAAGGTAAATCGATTGTGAAGGTTAAGCCGGATCGAATTACAGAAAAGGGCATAGCCCGGACCTTTCAAAATATTAGACTTTTTGGAAATATGACGGTTCTTGAAAATGTGATGGTCGGCATGCATATTCATTTAAAAGGCGGAATATTAAGCACTTTACTAGGACTTACTAAGATTCGACTTGAGGAACAAAATGCGATGGATGAAGCATACCGACTATTGCAATATGTTGGTCTCGAGCCTCATCTCAATGAAAATGCAAACAGCCTTTCTTACGGAGCGCAAAGGCGGCTTGAAATCGCGAGAGCGCTAGCGGTTAAACCAAAAGTACTACTGCTGGATGAACCCGCCGCAGGAATGAATCCGCGTGAAACAAAAGAACTAACCGAGCTTATTCGAAGCATTCAACAGGAGCTGGACGTATCGATCATATTGATTGAGCACGATATGAAACTCGTCATGGAGATTTCTGATCGCATTCTAGTTCTGGATCACGGTGAAAAGATAGCTGAAGGATCCCCATATGAGATTCGTTCGAATCCGCGTGTGATCGAAGCCTATTTAGGTAAAAGTGCCCTAGGTCAAGAGGTGAAATCATGA
- a CDS encoding DUF4085 family protein: MKYFTKEWYELCQNTSFHLSLEEEKLAETFSEEYFQQLYNTELNSWLNLQEEVASIMKNNETVNTNDNNEYEPFNRDKTIEQFHDGFIYNQEYLKRELPETILKQIADIRVFTLNKATRTVINAVTKYCEDNNKSVNTTIEDFKRYMGKVSNTLDKEIIDHFRFHDCTITNSVQEDMSLILLLDNSGGFTNIDQVTFKNFNIIKQEGSLEDSLN; this comes from the coding sequence ATGAAATATTTTACTAAAGAATGGTATGAACTGTGTCAAAATACAAGTTTCCATCTAAGTTTAGAGGAAGAAAAGCTCGCTGAAACATTTTCAGAAGAATATTTTCAACAACTTTATAACACAGAGTTAAATAGTTGGCTTAATTTACAAGAAGAAGTTGCTTCTATAATGAAAAACAACGAAACAGTAAATACAAATGATAATAATGAATATGAGCCCTTTAATAGAGATAAGACAATCGAACAATTTCATGACGGTTTCATCTATAATCAAGAGTATTTAAAAAGGGAATTACCAGAAACAATATTAAAACAGATAGCTGATATAAGGGTTTTTACTTTAAATAAAGCAACCCGAACTGTAATAAACGCAGTAACTAAATATTGTGAGGATAATAACAAGTCTGTAAACACAACAATTGAAGATTTTAAAAGATATATGGGGAAAGTCTCCAATACACTTGATAAAGAAATTATTGACCACTTTAGATTTCATGATTGTACGATTACAAACTCAGTACAGGAAGATATGTCCCTAATATTACTCCTTGATAACTCAGGTGGTTTTACAAATATTGATCAAGTCACCTTTAAAAACTTTAATATAATAAAGCAGGAAGGTTCATTGGAAGATTCATTGAACTAA
- a CDS encoding LLM class flavin-dependent oxidoreductase: MISTMNGQNIKLSVLDFVHVYKYSNPTESLQNTTEVVKLADQLGYTRYWFTEHHNTTSQISTSPELLSLHAASQSQHIRVGSGGIMLPNHSPLKVVENFTLLEALHPGRVDLGLGRASGTDRLTATALQVSGDDFSVQLNDLLSFFSRNFPENHPYRRIKPPGDPTLMPELYMLGSSQGGVQFAIERGLGFAFAAHLAPKLAVPILRAYRENFVPSSYLEEPTSILTIAVITAETDEEARYLSGPLELMWARMATGSANISFPTLEEAASHVYTPDEERVREYNAERFVIGSIENVAKRLREKANAAWVDEIMIADFYPEQAARLKALELLAREFGLNRIEKKNGK, from the coding sequence ATGATTTCAACTATGAATGGACAAAATATAAAATTATCGGTTCTAGATTTCGTTCATGTTTATAAATATTCCAACCCAACGGAAAGCCTTCAAAATACGACTGAGGTTGTAAAATTGGCGGATCAACTGGGATATACTAGATACTGGTTTACGGAACATCACAATACAACGAGTCAAATTAGCACTTCTCCGGAATTGCTAAGTCTGCATGCAGCTTCCCAGAGCCAGCACATTCGTGTTGGTTCTGGAGGAATTATGCTACCCAATCATAGTCCATTAAAAGTAGTAGAAAATTTCACCCTGCTGGAAGCACTTCATCCCGGAAGAGTGGATCTCGGCTTAGGGAGAGCTTCAGGGACCGATCGTTTAACGGCAACCGCTTTGCAGGTATCAGGGGACGATTTCTCTGTTCAATTGAATGACTTACTTTCTTTCTTTTCACGGAACTTTCCAGAAAACCATCCTTACCGGAGAATTAAGCCTCCTGGAGATCCAACCTTGATGCCCGAACTTTACATGCTTGGGTCCAGTCAAGGCGGCGTACAGTTCGCCATTGAGAGGGGGCTTGGATTCGCATTTGCTGCACATTTGGCACCGAAACTGGCAGTACCGATATTACGCGCCTATCGTGAAAACTTTGTTCCTTCGTCGTACTTAGAGGAGCCCACAAGTATCTTAACAATCGCTGTTATCACTGCAGAGACTGACGAAGAGGCACGGTACTTGAGCGGTCCATTGGAACTCATGTGGGCAAGGATGGCTACGGGATCGGCTAATATCTCTTTCCCCACGTTAGAAGAAGCAGCATCTCATGTGTATACACCTGATGAGGAAAGGGTCAGGGAATACAACGCTGAACGTTTTGTCATCGGAAGTATTGAAAATGTGGCCAAAAGACTGCGGGAAAAAGCAAACGCAGCATGGGTCGACGAAATTATGATCGCCGATTTTTACCCCGAACAAGCGGCGCGATTAAAAGCCCTTGAGTTATTGGCTAGAGAGTTTGGGCTTAACAGAATCGAGAAGAAAAATGGAAAATAA
- a CDS encoding NADPH-dependent F420 reductase: MRFGIIGAGTIGSIIAKKLVKSGHDVKIADARGIERLEGKKLSGTPVSVEEVITNIDVLIISIPFHALPSIRNVMDKVGEAVVVVDTSNYYPQISNRIEEIESGMVESVWVLNQLGRPIIKAFNNLLAYTLEHEGTPEGSSGRIAIAIAGNDLLQKQKIMNIANELGFDSVDSGSLNDSWRQQPGTPAYCTELTKEELTEALKKANKEKAPFLRDKVMEKLFAANYGYSHKEIVKLNREIYNS; this comes from the coding sequence ATGAGATTTGGAATCATAGGTGCAGGAACAATCGGGTCCATTATTGCAAAAAAACTGGTTAAGAGTGGACATGATGTCAAAATTGCAGATGCTCGCGGGATTGAACGGCTAGAAGGAAAAAAACTTTCGGGAACACCTGTGAGTGTAGAAGAAGTCATTACAAATATCGATGTTCTAATCATATCCATACCTTTCCACGCACTGCCAAGCATTCGCAACGTTATGGATAAAGTTGGGGAGGCGGTAGTCGTTGTTGACACTTCAAATTATTATCCTCAAATAAGCAATAGAATTGAAGAAATTGAGAGCGGCATGGTTGAAAGTGTTTGGGTATTAAATCAATTAGGCAGACCCATTATTAAAGCTTTCAACAATCTTTTAGCCTATACGTTAGAACATGAAGGAACTCCCGAAGGCAGTAGTGGACGCATTGCCATAGCGATTGCCGGTAATGACCTGCTGCAAAAACAAAAAATCATGAATATAGCTAACGAGCTAGGTTTTGACTCAGTAGATAGTGGTTCTTTAAATGATTCATGGAGACAGCAACCAGGAACTCCCGCATACTGCACAGAACTAACCAAAGAGGAATTAACTGAGGCATTAAAAAAAGCGAATAAAGAAAAAGCTCCGTTCCTACGTGATAAGGTGATGGAGAAGCTATTTGCGGCTAATTACGGATATTCACATAAAGAAATTGTTAAGCTAAATAGAGAAATATATAATTCCTAA
- a CDS encoding branched-chain amino acid ABC transporter permease: protein MILNILHSLPQVLIDGLALGAIYAVVALGYTMVYGILELINFAHGEIFMTGAFVGTGVLFLFQSTGWLSGMPGWVAYVLILAIAMLFTGLLGVGIERIAYKPLRKAPKLISLISAIGVSFVVQDLVRFISELRTGNYIISGITLFDKNVTIGTSSLGSWLGDASLKTNTIIIIVVAVLLMISLDFFINRTKWGVAMRAVAQDRETASLMSINVNKIIILTFFIGSALGGATGVLFAQQYGTIDPFIGYILGLKAFTAAVLGGIGNIRGAMFGGLVIGLLEMFASSNLGLLTNGSFGSEYKDVFAFMILIIVLIFKPEGLFGKAVKEKV from the coding sequence ATGATCCTAAACATCCTGCACTCACTCCCCCAAGTATTGATCGACGGGCTTGCTTTAGGAGCTATTTATGCGGTCGTTGCCTTAGGATATACCATGGTATACGGTATTCTCGAATTGATCAATTTTGCACACGGCGAAATTTTTATGACTGGGGCATTCGTCGGGACAGGGGTATTATTCCTTTTTCAATCTACAGGGTGGCTTAGTGGTATGCCGGGATGGGTTGCATACGTTCTAATCCTCGCTATCGCCATGCTGTTTACGGGATTGTTGGGGGTGGGAATTGAACGAATTGCTTATAAGCCTCTCCGAAAAGCGCCCAAGCTGATTTCACTTATCTCTGCGATTGGTGTTTCTTTCGTGGTTCAAGATCTCGTTCGCTTTATATCCGAATTGAGAACAGGAAACTACATCATAAGCGGTATTACGTTGTTCGATAAAAATGTGACCATCGGCACTTCTTCTCTTGGATCATGGCTCGGAGATGCTTCTTTGAAAACCAATACGATCATCATTATCGTAGTGGCTGTATTGTTGATGATCTCCCTTGATTTTTTTATCAATCGTACCAAATGGGGAGTGGCCATGCGGGCGGTAGCGCAAGATCGTGAAACGGCTTCATTGATGTCAATTAATGTGAATAAAATCATTATTCTGACCTTTTTCATCGGTTCAGCTTTAGGCGGGGCTACAGGGGTTTTGTTTGCGCAGCAGTACGGTACGATCGATCCATTTATCGGCTATATATTAGGGTTGAAAGCCTTCACGGCAGCTGTGCTTGGAGGTATAGGAAACATTCGGGGTGCCATGTTTGGTGGACTGGTCATTGGGTTATTAGAGATGTTCGCTTCTTCTAATCTTGGCTTACTGACGAACGGCAGCTTCGGTTCGGAGTATAAAGATGTGTTTGCCTTTATGATTTTAATCATCGTATTGATATTCAAACCCGAAGGTCTGTTTGGCAAAGCCGTCAAAGAGAAAGTGTAG
- a CDS encoding DUF896 domain-containing protein, whose amino-acid sequence MIPFLDRINELSRKQAKEGLTDIEKVEQAKLRQDYLKLIRGQFLTTMLGISVVDSEGNDVTPLKLVDEKNRAEIN is encoded by the coding sequence ATGATTCCTTTTCTCGACAGAATAAATGAACTGAGCAGAAAACAGGCTAAAGAAGGACTAACGGATATCGAGAAAGTAGAGCAGGCGAAGTTACGGCAAGATTATTTGAAGCTGATTCGTGGGCAGTTCCTCACAACGATGTTAGGGATCTCCGTAGTCGATTCAGAGGGGAATGATGTTACTCCCTTGAAGCTCGTTGATGAGAAGAATCGGGCGGAAATAAATTAA
- a CDS encoding L-lactate dehydrogenase, whose amino-acid sequence MAWKPRKVAIVGMGLVGSNCAYAIINQSVCEELMLINRTPNYALAQALDLSHCMDFTQSRTKVFAGNFDQCGDVDVVILTPGASMNKNQNRLDLMESSIHIMKNIIQPIIQSGFNGIFLVATNPVDIITYIVWKLSGLPRNRVIGTGTSIDSSRLKMILSEIFPVEPKSVQGYVLGEHGDSQFVAWSHVTIGGKPLHQIISQHPHRFGLVDLDQLEQRTKLAGWEIFNLKGSTSFGIGNALAFITRSVLNDDHKIIAVSAILDGEYGERNVCIGVPAIISREGVKEVVELHLDNMEQEKLSYSCSVIRKHLLQASIIGSL is encoded by the coding sequence ATGGCTTGGAAACCGAGAAAAGTCGCCATTGTCGGGATGGGATTAGTTGGTTCAAACTGTGCTTACGCCATAATCAATCAGTCCGTTTGCGAAGAATTAATGCTTATTAATCGCACGCCAAACTACGCATTGGCTCAAGCATTAGACCTGTCACACTGTATGGACTTCACTCAATCGCGGACCAAGGTATTTGCGGGCAATTTCGATCAATGTGGGGATGTAGATGTAGTGATTCTGACACCTGGGGCAAGCATGAACAAAAATCAGAACCGTCTTGATCTGATGGAATCTTCCATTCATATCATGAAGAATATCATTCAACCGATCATCCAAAGCGGGTTTAACGGAATCTTCCTTGTTGCCACAAATCCTGTAGACATCATTACATATATCGTATGGAAATTATCCGGTCTTCCCCGAAATCGTGTGATCGGAACAGGCACCTCCATCGACAGTTCACGGCTGAAAATGATCTTATCCGAAATCTTTCCAGTCGAACCGAAGAGCGTTCAAGGGTATGTACTCGGTGAACATGGTGACTCCCAGTTCGTGGCTTGGTCACACGTAACCATTGGCGGTAAACCGCTGCATCAGATCATAAGCCAGCATCCGCATCGATTCGGTCTCGTCGATCTTGATCAATTGGAGCAACGGACCAAACTGGCTGGATGGGAAATATTCAACCTTAAAGGATCCACTTCTTTTGGTATCGGCAATGCATTGGCTTTCATCACTCGATCTGTGCTAAATGATGATCACAAGATTATTGCCGTATCCGCGATCTTAGATGGAGAATACGGTGAGAGAAACGTATGTATTGGCGTTCCTGCCATCATATCTCGAGAAGGAGTTAAGGAAGTAGTTGAGCTACATCTCGATAATATGGAACAAGAGAAACTTAGTTACTCCTGTAGCGTAATTCGTAAGCACCTTCTCCAAGCGTCTATTATCGGCAGTTTGTGA
- a CDS encoding NtaA/DmoA family FMN-dependent monooxygenase (This protein belongs to a clade of FMN-dependent monooxygenases, within a broader family of flavin-dependent oxidoreductases, the luciferase-like monooxygenase (LMM) family, some of whose members use coenzyme F420 rather than FMN.) produces MENKKQLKIGAIVDGVGWSYTAWRYPDMPANASESVDFYVKKAKRAEEGKFDMVFLADVSHIGPGNIPHYLSMFEGVTILSALSMATSHIGLAATIATSYADPFTVARQMASLDKISNGRAAWNAITSNPGGLANYSRRHLSKDELYPLNKEFIEIVEGLWDSYEDDAFIRDKESGIFFNPSKMHPLNYRGKYFSVDGPLNISRSPQGRPVIFQAGTSETFMNIASKHAEGVLVNGDDYNYAKQFSEELRRRVALAGRAPENLLIMPTQHIIVGRTETEANEKFQELQRLSPTRYHTPKPLFFGSAETVADMIEHWHQAGAMDLLLLRQEHPSGIDDFIDLVVPILQQKGIFRREYESRTLRGNLGLPYPENRYVKDNNQQRR; encoded by the coding sequence ATGGAAAATAAAAAACAACTTAAGATTGGCGCTATTGTTGATGGTGTTGGTTGGAGTTATACGGCATGGCGCTATCCTGATATGCCTGCCAATGCAAGCGAAAGTGTAGACTTTTATGTCAAGAAGGCAAAACGAGCCGAAGAAGGCAAGTTCGACATGGTTTTTTTAGCAGATGTAAGCCATATAGGGCCTGGAAATATTCCACATTACCTAAGTATGTTTGAAGGTGTAACGATACTATCCGCATTAAGTATGGCGACCAGCCACATCGGGCTTGCCGCAACTATAGCTACATCTTACGCAGATCCATTTACAGTGGCGAGACAGATGGCCTCTCTCGATAAAATTAGCAACGGTAGAGCGGCATGGAATGCGATAACTTCCAATCCCGGAGGTTTGGCTAACTATAGCAGAAGGCATTTGTCTAAAGATGAATTATACCCGTTGAATAAAGAGTTCATCGAAATTGTAGAAGGTTTGTGGGATTCCTATGAAGATGATGCTTTTATTCGAGATAAAGAGAGTGGCATCTTCTTCAATCCAAGCAAGATGCACCCATTGAACTATAGAGGAAAGTACTTTTCTGTAGATGGTCCGTTGAATATTAGTCGTTCTCCACAAGGCAGACCCGTTATCTTTCAGGCAGGTACATCTGAAACGTTTATGAATATCGCATCCAAGCATGCGGAAGGCGTACTTGTAAATGGGGATGATTACAATTATGCCAAACAATTTAGCGAAGAACTAAGAAGAAGGGTAGCCCTTGCTGGACGAGCACCGGAGAATCTGCTGATTATGCCAACACAACACATCATCGTCGGAAGAACTGAAACGGAGGCAAATGAAAAGTTTCAGGAATTACAAAGGTTATCGCCTACAAGATATCATACCCCGAAACCATTGTTTTTCGGGTCTGCAGAGACCGTAGCCGATATGATTGAGCATTGGCATCAAGCAGGAGCAATGGATTTACTACTTTTAAGACAAGAACATCCATCAGGTATTGATGATTTTATTGATTTGGTCGTACCTATCTTACAGCAAAAGGGGATATTCCGAAGAGAATATGAGTCCCGGACGTTGAGAGGTAATTTAGGTCTTCCTTATCCGGAAAATAGATATGTAAAAGATAATAACCAACAACGGAGATGA